In Micromonospora sp. WMMD980, the following are encoded in one genomic region:
- a CDS encoding VWA domain-containing protein, protein MINKRRSTAVLWGLLAATALIGPSPAGADDETTEPAAEPPKVELVLDVSGSMRARDIDGRSRISVAQQAFNEVVDGLPDETQLGIRVLGATYRGKDKKQGCRDTQQIVPVGPVDRTQAKAAVAGLRPTGFTPVGLALRSAAQDLGTGSTARRIVLITDGEDTCAPPDPCEVARELAAQGTRLVVDTLGLAPDEKVRRQLLCIAGATGGTYTAAQSAEELTGRIKQLVDRARDTYTATPAVVGGTAACDGAPLLAPGVYTDRETFSEHRWYRVPVRPGQELRASVSVALDRPVNPDYGVLLRATAPDGRELVRGVDAGSGRTDVVSAGLRWSAAEEEEAATPEPTPSGTRAARTVCLVVSNSFAARPGTRAEPGMPVELTVDVVAASPAPDGPDLGRGWALLLLLTLAGLVTGLVAGLLTRWWVATWREN, encoded by the coding sequence GTGATCAACAAGAGACGATCGACGGCCGTCCTGTGGGGACTGCTGGCGGCGACCGCGCTGATCGGTCCGAGCCCCGCCGGGGCCGACGACGAGACCACCGAACCCGCCGCCGAACCACCGAAGGTCGAGCTGGTCCTCGACGTCAGCGGCTCGATGCGGGCCCGCGACATCGACGGGCGCAGCCGGATCTCCGTCGCGCAGCAGGCGTTCAACGAGGTGGTCGACGGCCTGCCGGACGAGACACAGCTCGGCATCCGGGTACTCGGCGCCACCTACCGGGGCAAGGACAAGAAGCAGGGCTGCCGGGACACCCAGCAGATCGTGCCGGTCGGGCCGGTGGACCGCACCCAGGCCAAGGCCGCCGTCGCCGGACTGCGTCCCACCGGGTTCACCCCGGTCGGACTGGCACTGCGGTCCGCCGCGCAGGACCTGGGCACCGGCAGCACCGCCCGCCGGATCGTGCTGATCACCGACGGTGAGGACACCTGCGCCCCGCCCGACCCGTGCGAGGTGGCCCGGGAACTCGCCGCCCAGGGCACCCGGCTGGTGGTCGACACGCTCGGTCTCGCCCCCGACGAGAAGGTGCGCCGGCAGTTGCTCTGCATCGCCGGCGCCACCGGCGGCACCTACACCGCGGCGCAGAGCGCCGAGGAGCTGACCGGCCGGATCAAGCAGCTGGTCGACCGGGCCCGCGACACCTACACGGCCACCCCGGCGGTGGTCGGCGGCACGGCGGCGTGCGACGGCGCCCCGCTGCTCGCGCCCGGCGTCTACACCGACCGGGAGACCTTCTCCGAGCACCGCTGGTACCGGGTGCCGGTGCGCCCGGGGCAGGAGCTGCGCGCGTCGGTGAGCGTCGCGCTGGACCGGCCGGTGAACCCCGACTACGGCGTGCTGCTGCGCGCCACCGCGCCGGACGGGCGGGAACTGGTCCGCGGCGTCGACGCCGGTAGCGGACGCACCGACGTGGTCTCCGCCGGCCTCCGCTGGTCGGCCGCCGAGGAGGAGGAAGCGGCCACCCCCGAGCCGACCCCCAGCGGTACGCGGGCCGCCCGGACCGTCTGCCTGGTGGTCAGCAACTCGTTCGCGGCCCGGCCGGGCACCCGGGCCGAGCCGGGCATGCCGGTGGAGCTGACCGTGGACGTGGTCGCCGCCTCCCCCGCGCCGGACGGGCCGGACCTCGGCCGCGGCTGGGCCCTGCTGCTCCTGCTCACCCTGGCCGGCCTCGTCACCGGGCTGGTCGCCGGGCTGCTCACCCGCTGGTGGGTCGCCACCTGGAGGGAGAACTGA
- a CDS encoding peptidase: MRTLIRAAAATVAAGLALAPTAALAAPSPSPGATTVAKAGTSFLTATTIAAGQPVRVGASTGDHLYWSFRADAGQVHEVGVTVTFGKPRSGVSTWTVDVFDGLRRRQACTAGAQTPTAEATATSVTLGCTLRRVRPWAEPWSGDPLPGTYYVRLSVTDLPEPDLGAPIDVDLVVGAADAGGGSGDDGELAAPLVPNTRAGTVLAAEPTPEPVAEEKTDLTGWLPQAGSRWVWTGVGGVLAAVAGVVGFALTRRPRRR; this comes from the coding sequence ATGCGTACCCTGATCCGCGCCGCGGCGGCGACGGTCGCCGCCGGCCTCGCCCTCGCCCCGACCGCCGCCCTCGCCGCACCGAGCCCCTCGCCGGGCGCGACGACCGTGGCCAAGGCCGGCACGTCGTTCCTCACCGCCACCACCATCGCCGCCGGCCAACCGGTGCGGGTGGGCGCCTCCACCGGCGACCACCTCTACTGGTCGTTCCGGGCCGACGCCGGGCAGGTGCACGAGGTCGGCGTCACCGTCACCTTCGGAAAGCCGCGCTCCGGCGTGTCCACCTGGACCGTCGACGTGTTCGACGGGCTGCGTCGCAGGCAGGCCTGCACGGCGGGCGCGCAGACACCGACCGCGGAGGCGACGGCCACCAGCGTGACGCTCGGCTGCACGTTGCGTCGGGTGCGGCCGTGGGCCGAGCCGTGGTCGGGCGACCCGCTGCCCGGCACCTACTACGTCCGGCTGTCCGTCACCGACCTGCCCGAGCCCGACCTGGGCGCGCCGATCGACGTGGACCTGGTGGTCGGCGCCGCCGACGCCGGCGGCGGGTCCGGCGACGACGGTGAGCTGGCGGCGCCGCTGGTGCCGAACACCCGGGCCGGGACGGTGCTGGCCGCCGAGCCGACGCCCGAACCGGTCGCCGAGGAGAAGACCGACCTGACCGGCTGGCTGCCCCAGGCCGGTTCGCGCTGGGTCTGGACCGGCGTCGGCGGTGTGCTGGCCGCCGTGGCCGGCGTCGTCGGCTTCGCGCTCACCCGGCGGCCCCGCCGCCGCTGA
- a CDS encoding 4'-phosphopantetheinyl transferase superfamily protein produces MRDLLPPIVAVAVAGPADWSGELLPAERAALGDRAVPSRRRDFTAGRVCARRALTALDLPVTPVPAATDRAPVWPAGVVGAITHTDGYCAAAVAHAADLRAVGIDAERHRRLSEGVRRKVCRPDEEADLARLPSGPPWPTVLFSAKETVYKVWYPLVGTWLGFPDARVTLDPDSGTFHAEIAPARLAAAPVPDPPSSVTGRFAVDDDLVRTAAVLAHR; encoded by the coding sequence GTGCGTGATTTGTTGCCGCCCATCGTCGCCGTGGCGGTGGCCGGCCCGGCCGACTGGTCCGGCGAGTTGCTGCCGGCCGAGCGCGCCGCCCTGGGCGACCGCGCGGTGCCCAGCCGCCGGCGCGACTTCACCGCCGGGCGGGTGTGCGCCCGCCGGGCCCTCACCGCGCTCGACCTGCCGGTCACGCCGGTACCCGCCGCCACCGACCGCGCCCCGGTCTGGCCCGCCGGCGTGGTCGGTGCGATCACCCACACCGACGGCTACTGCGCGGCCGCCGTCGCCCACGCCGCCGACCTGCGCGCCGTCGGCATCGACGCCGAGCGGCACCGCCGACTCTCCGAGGGGGTACGCCGGAAGGTGTGCCGCCCCGACGAGGAGGCGGACCTGGCCCGGCTGCCGTCCGGTCCGCCCTGGCCCACCGTGCTGTTCAGCGCCAAGGAGACCGTCTACAAGGTCTGGTACCCGCTCGTCGGCACCTGGCTGGGATTCCCGGACGCCCGGGTCACGCTCGACCCCGACTCGGGGACGTTCCACGCGGAGATCGCACCGGCCCGGCTCGCCGCCGCTCCGGTGCCCGATCCGCCGTCGTCGGTGACCGGACGGTTCGCGGTGGACGACGACCTGGTGCGCACCGCCGCCGTCCTGGCACACCGGTGA
- a CDS encoding VOC family protein: MANETTIPLLPCRLLDDVAPFYQALGFEVTHRQARPNPYLALRREDLNLHFFGMPEFDPADSYGSCLVVVDDLVGLHRAFAAGLRAAYGKVLVSGVPRMTRPRARGNDHGHTGFSIVDPGGNWIRFVARTRTPGADEDPTGLARALRNAVVQADSRGNPRQAAKILDGALARPDAADDPAVQVEALVYRAELALLLDEPKAARDLLRRAGAVPLGEEPRERLADTLQHAADLSAALPAG; the protein is encoded by the coding sequence ATGGCGAACGAGACCACCATCCCCCTGCTGCCCTGCCGGCTCCTCGACGACGTGGCACCCTTCTACCAGGCTCTCGGCTTCGAGGTGACGCACCGGCAGGCCCGCCCCAACCCCTACCTGGCGCTCCGCCGGGAGGACCTGAACCTGCACTTCTTCGGCATGCCGGAGTTCGACCCGGCCGACTCGTACGGCAGTTGCCTGGTCGTGGTGGACGACCTGGTCGGCCTCCACCGCGCCTTCGCGGCGGGCCTGCGCGCCGCGTACGGGAAGGTGCTCGTCTCCGGGGTGCCCCGGATGACCCGGCCCCGGGCCCGGGGCAACGACCACGGGCACACCGGCTTCAGCATCGTCGACCCCGGCGGAAACTGGATCCGGTTCGTAGCCCGCACCAGGACGCCCGGTGCCGACGAGGACCCCACCGGGCTGGCCCGGGCGCTGCGGAACGCGGTGGTGCAGGCCGACTCACGGGGCAATCCCCGGCAGGCCGCGAAGATCCTCGACGGCGCGCTGGCCCGGCCGGACGCCGCCGACGATCCCGCCGTCCAGGTGGAGGCGCTGGTCTACCGCGCGGAGCTGGCACTGCTGCTCGACGAGCCGAAGGCGGCGCGGGACCTGCTGCGTCGGGCCGGCGCGGTGCCGCTGGGCGAGGAGCCACGCGAGCGGCTCGCCGACACCCTCCAGCACGCCGCCGACCTGTCCGCCGCGCTGCCGGCCGGCTGA